In the genome of Pelagibacterium nitratireducens, one region contains:
- the rnk gene encoding nucleoside diphosphate kinase regulator, with amino-acid sequence MSQAAIKSAALPRLILGVEDHGKLMTMANGITGPMANVADQLMNELDRARVVAQSKLPEDAVRLGSVVSFTTTDGFDRTYQLVFPGEADISSGKVSVLTPIGAALIGLREGQSIPWTARDGRRLSLTVVRVEQSQ; translated from the coding sequence ATGTCTCAAGCTGCAATAAAATCGGCGGCCTTGCCGCGTTTGATCCTTGGTGTCGAGGATCATGGAAAACTGATGACCATGGCGAACGGTATAACCGGCCCCATGGCCAATGTTGCCGACCAGCTCATGAACGAACTGGATCGCGCCCGTGTCGTGGCTCAGTCCAAGCTGCCCGAAGATGCCGTGCGGCTGGGATCCGTTGTTTCCTTTACCACGACCGATGGTTTTGACCGCACCTATCAGTTGGTGTTCCCCGGCGAAGCGGACATCTCGTCGGGAAAAGTATCCGTGCTCACCCCGATTGGTGCTGCACTCATCGGATTGCGCGAAGGACAAAGTATTCCCTGGACCGCTCGCGACGGCCGTCGGCTGTCCTTGACCGTCGTCCGGGTCGAGCAGAGCCAGTAA